One window from the genome of Eucalyptus grandis isolate ANBG69807.140 chromosome 7, ASM1654582v1, whole genome shotgun sequence encodes:
- the LOC104454068 gene encoding uncharacterized protein LOC104454068 isoform X1, producing the protein MDFHTMSRRDLQVLCKKNKIPANMTNVAMANALAALQHVEGLEEFLNPSEPTVEMPSPERAPPKTPAPRTATRASARAKTTKDPDSSQVVSRARRSTTSSRHAADQENKEVNLPDTTAVPMTGKRVGLASARRKPESVKIDEKNEEENRGVPKASAVKSTQRKAQAAAAPRAYSTRRSVRLLGKSMSELKVSEERTSEMEPIKMDDLGLKEESDEVLEEIEENKDSPDADSQAAEEESSEKPNHLNVPVEKSTGMEEKERELESDVNANVKSSCVGALGSEVLLEAECGKSDCLSARSDYDLKDDVLDEKSDELDDNLLVSTLKQDAPPVDNSAVQVMIEDHHEEKTTNHEISEDLAFGEDNQGDDIDVDIKCETEAKLLLNEIIQDNEEDGNNEETDEKGFENPLLSEEQNSQQIVEKNGGVLISETIICTSDDSDQLVPHIMANSDRVVPHCDDIQEPVEDNDLEIQDSAPAEEEESIKLDQLVSPCLVSPIIQTEKHEDEQLVKVDVFECEEFAMEVREWHKSLFEISAAAKSSEVNAPNIQEYADLQELVDVHVMPEVEFVEGASELLPSAIADKTPILVSKISARSPLAVKGKVALSPLTADRLPKSPALAKSSGKKQSTVRKMANKLDNDKENMDIPSSPFAVAADQLLPGQVKSSSKQQSALRKMTLLGDDKENMQKSGRKVEPNTEKATDEDRVLESLQKKSLRQLKKLFKEKLAVPETERKKDATEQQQQLGSARPALRVLSENQMAVGEVEGN; encoded by the exons ATGGACTTCCACACGATGTCGAGGAGGGATCTCCAGGTTCTGTGCAAGAAGAACAAGATCCCTGCCAACATGACCAACGTCGCCATGGCCAATGCCCTCGCTGCCCTCCAACAT GTCGAGGGGTTGGAAGAATTCCTAAATCCATCCGAACCTACTGTTGAGATGCCATCGCCCGAGAGAGCACCACCCAAAACTCCGGCTCCTCGAACTGCAACTCGAGCCTCGGCTAGAGCCAAAACTACGAAGGATCCCGACAGCTCGCAGGTCGTGTCTCGTGCTCGCCGCAGCACGACAAGCAGTAGGCATGCTGCGGATCAGGAGAACAAAGAAGTCAATCTGCCGGATACTACTGCTGTGCCAATGACCGGAAAAAGAGTCGGGCTTGCCTCGGCTCGGAGAAAACCGGAGTCTGTGAAGATAGATGAGAAGAATGAGGAAGAAAATCGGGGTGTGCCAAAGGCTTCGGCAGTGAAGAGCACACAGAGGAAGGCCCAAGCAGCTGCAGCGCCAAGGGCATACAGCACAAGGAGGTCGGTGAGATTGTTGGGGAAGTCCATGTCTGAGCTGAAGGTGTCAGAGGAAAGAACCTCAGAAATGGAGCCAATCAAAATGGATGACCTGGGTTTGAAAGAAGAATCAGACGAAGTCctagaagaaattgaagagaacAAGGATTCACCTG ATGCTGATTCCCAGGCTGCAGAAGAAGAGAGTTCAGAGAAACCCAATCATTTAAATGTTCCTGTTGAGAAGTCAACTGGAatggaggaaaaggaaagagaacttgAAAGTGATGTGAATGCGAATGTGAAGAGCAGTTGCGTTGGAGCTCTCGGCTCTGAGGTACTCCTCGAAGCTGAATGTGGCAAATCCGATTGCCTGAGTGCCCGTTCTGATTATGATTTGAAAGATGATGTCCTTGATGAGAAGTCAGATGAGTTGGATGATAACCTTCTTG TGTCAACGCTGAAACAAGATGCGCCACCAGTAGACAATTCGGCTGTGCAAGTGATGATTGAGGATCATCATGAAGAAAAGACAACTAACCATGAGATTTCAGAAGACTTGGCTTTTGGAGAGGACAACCAAGGTGATGATATTGATGTTGATATAAAATGCGAGACAGAAGCGAAGCTGCTACTGAATGAAATAATTCAGGACAATGAGGAGGATGGCAATAATGAGGAAACTGATGAAAAGGGTTTCGAGAATCCGCTACTTTCCGAAGAGCAGAACTCTCAGCAGATTGtggaaaaaaatggaggagTTCTAATTTCTGAGACAATCATCTGTACCTCTGATGATTCAGATCAACTAGTTCCTCATATCATGGCCAACTCAGATCGAGTAGTCCCTCACTGCGATGATATTCAGGAGCCAGTTGAGGACAATGATTTGGAAATTCAGGACAGTGCTCctgctgaggaagaagaaagcatCAAGCTTGACCAGTTGGTGTCTCCTTGTCTTGTTAGTCCAATAATTCAGACAGAGAAGCATGAGGATGAGCAACTGGTTAAAGTCGACGTGTTCGAATGTGAAGAGTTTGCCATGGAAGTCCGTGAGTGGCACAAATCATTGTTCGAAATTTCTGCTGCTGCAAAATCATCAGAAGTGAATGCACCAAACATTCAAGAATATGCTGATCTTCAAGAGCTAGTTGATGTTCATGTGATGCCAGAAGTGGAGTTTGTCGAAGGAGCTAGTGAATTGCTTCCATCTGCCATCGCAGACAAGACTCCAATTCTTGTTAGCAAAATAAGCGCACGTTCTCCTCTTGCTGTGAAAGGTAAAGTTGCGCTTTCCCCGTTGACAGCTGACCGACTGCCAAAGTCTCCTGCGCTAGCGAAGTCGTCCGGTAAGAAGCAGTCCACGGTCAGAAAGATGGCTAATAAGCTGGACAACGACAAAGAAAACATGGATATTCCGTCCTCCCCATTTGCCGTAGCAGCTGACCAGCTACTCCCCGGGCAAGTGAAATCGTCAAGCAAGCAGCAGTCTGCACTGAGAAAGATGACCTTGCTCGGTGACGACAAAGAGAATATGCAGAAGAGTGGCAGAAAAGTTGAGCCAAATACAGAGAAGGCTACAGATGAGGATAGAGTGCTGGAGTCCTTGCAAAAGAAAAGCCTAAGGCAGTTGAAGAAGCTGTTCAAGGAAAAATTAGCGGTGCCCGAAAccgaaaggaagaaagatgCTACTGAG CAGCAGCAACAACTGGGGAGTGCAAGACCGGCTTTGCGAGTGCTGTCAGAAAACCAAATGGCTGTGGGTGAGGTAGAGGGTAACTGA
- the LOC104454068 gene encoding uncharacterized protein LOC104454068 isoform X2, which produces MDFHTMSRRDLQVLCKKNKIPANMTNVAMANALAALQHVEGLEEFLNPSEPTVEMPSPERAPPKTPAPRTATRASARAKTTKDPDSSQVVSRARRSTTSSRHAADQENKEVNLPDTTAVPMTGKRVGLASARRKPESVKIDEKNEEENRGVPKASAVKSTQRKAQAAAAPRAYSTRRSVRLLGKSMSELKVSEERTSEMEPIKMDDLGLKEESDEVLEEIEENKDSPDADSQAAEEESSEKPNHLNVPVEKSTGMEEKERELESDVNANVKSSCVGALGSEVLLEAECGKSDCLSARSDYDLKDDVLDEKSDELDDNLLVSTLKQDAPPVDNSAVQVMIEDHHEEKTTNHEISEDLAFGEDNQGDDIDVDIKCETEAKLLLNEIIQDNEEDGNNEETDEKGFENPLLSEEQNSQQIVEKNGGVLISETIICTSDDSDQLVPHIMANSDRVVPHCDDIQEPVEDNDLEIQDSAPAEEEESIKLDQLVSPCLVSPIIQTEKHEDEQLVKVDVFECEEFAMEVREWHKSLFEISAAAKSSEVNAPNIQEYADLQELVDVHVMPEVEFVEGASELLPSAIADKTPILVSKISARSPLAVKGKVALSPLTADRLPKSPALAKSSGKKQSTVRKMANKLDNDKENMDIPSSPFAVAADQLLPGQVKSSSKQQSALRKMTLLGDDKENMQKSGRKVEPNTEKATDEDRVLESLQKKSLRQLKKLFKEKLAVPETERKKDATEQQQLGSARPALRVLSENQMAVGEVEGN; this is translated from the exons ATGGACTTCCACACGATGTCGAGGAGGGATCTCCAGGTTCTGTGCAAGAAGAACAAGATCCCTGCCAACATGACCAACGTCGCCATGGCCAATGCCCTCGCTGCCCTCCAACAT GTCGAGGGGTTGGAAGAATTCCTAAATCCATCCGAACCTACTGTTGAGATGCCATCGCCCGAGAGAGCACCACCCAAAACTCCGGCTCCTCGAACTGCAACTCGAGCCTCGGCTAGAGCCAAAACTACGAAGGATCCCGACAGCTCGCAGGTCGTGTCTCGTGCTCGCCGCAGCACGACAAGCAGTAGGCATGCTGCGGATCAGGAGAACAAAGAAGTCAATCTGCCGGATACTACTGCTGTGCCAATGACCGGAAAAAGAGTCGGGCTTGCCTCGGCTCGGAGAAAACCGGAGTCTGTGAAGATAGATGAGAAGAATGAGGAAGAAAATCGGGGTGTGCCAAAGGCTTCGGCAGTGAAGAGCACACAGAGGAAGGCCCAAGCAGCTGCAGCGCCAAGGGCATACAGCACAAGGAGGTCGGTGAGATTGTTGGGGAAGTCCATGTCTGAGCTGAAGGTGTCAGAGGAAAGAACCTCAGAAATGGAGCCAATCAAAATGGATGACCTGGGTTTGAAAGAAGAATCAGACGAAGTCctagaagaaattgaagagaacAAGGATTCACCTG ATGCTGATTCCCAGGCTGCAGAAGAAGAGAGTTCAGAGAAACCCAATCATTTAAATGTTCCTGTTGAGAAGTCAACTGGAatggaggaaaaggaaagagaacttgAAAGTGATGTGAATGCGAATGTGAAGAGCAGTTGCGTTGGAGCTCTCGGCTCTGAGGTACTCCTCGAAGCTGAATGTGGCAAATCCGATTGCCTGAGTGCCCGTTCTGATTATGATTTGAAAGATGATGTCCTTGATGAGAAGTCAGATGAGTTGGATGATAACCTTCTTG TGTCAACGCTGAAACAAGATGCGCCACCAGTAGACAATTCGGCTGTGCAAGTGATGATTGAGGATCATCATGAAGAAAAGACAACTAACCATGAGATTTCAGAAGACTTGGCTTTTGGAGAGGACAACCAAGGTGATGATATTGATGTTGATATAAAATGCGAGACAGAAGCGAAGCTGCTACTGAATGAAATAATTCAGGACAATGAGGAGGATGGCAATAATGAGGAAACTGATGAAAAGGGTTTCGAGAATCCGCTACTTTCCGAAGAGCAGAACTCTCAGCAGATTGtggaaaaaaatggaggagTTCTAATTTCTGAGACAATCATCTGTACCTCTGATGATTCAGATCAACTAGTTCCTCATATCATGGCCAACTCAGATCGAGTAGTCCCTCACTGCGATGATATTCAGGAGCCAGTTGAGGACAATGATTTGGAAATTCAGGACAGTGCTCctgctgaggaagaagaaagcatCAAGCTTGACCAGTTGGTGTCTCCTTGTCTTGTTAGTCCAATAATTCAGACAGAGAAGCATGAGGATGAGCAACTGGTTAAAGTCGACGTGTTCGAATGTGAAGAGTTTGCCATGGAAGTCCGTGAGTGGCACAAATCATTGTTCGAAATTTCTGCTGCTGCAAAATCATCAGAAGTGAATGCACCAAACATTCAAGAATATGCTGATCTTCAAGAGCTAGTTGATGTTCATGTGATGCCAGAAGTGGAGTTTGTCGAAGGAGCTAGTGAATTGCTTCCATCTGCCATCGCAGACAAGACTCCAATTCTTGTTAGCAAAATAAGCGCACGTTCTCCTCTTGCTGTGAAAGGTAAAGTTGCGCTTTCCCCGTTGACAGCTGACCGACTGCCAAAGTCTCCTGCGCTAGCGAAGTCGTCCGGTAAGAAGCAGTCCACGGTCAGAAAGATGGCTAATAAGCTGGACAACGACAAAGAAAACATGGATATTCCGTCCTCCCCATTTGCCGTAGCAGCTGACCAGCTACTCCCCGGGCAAGTGAAATCGTCAAGCAAGCAGCAGTCTGCACTGAGAAAGATGACCTTGCTCGGTGACGACAAAGAGAATATGCAGAAGAGTGGCAGAAAAGTTGAGCCAAATACAGAGAAGGCTACAGATGAGGATAGAGTGCTGGAGTCCTTGCAAAAGAAAAGCCTAAGGCAGTTGAAGAAGCTGTTCAAGGAAAAATTAGCGGTGCCCGAAAccgaaaggaagaaagatgCTACTGAG CAGCAACAACTGGGGAGTGCAAGACCGGCTTTGCGAGTGCTGTCAGAAAACCAAATGGCTGTGGGTGAGGTAGAGGGTAACTGA
- the LOC104454068 gene encoding uncharacterized protein LOC104454068 isoform X3 encodes MDFHTMSRRDLQVLCKKNKIPANMTNVAMANALAALQHVEGLEEFLNPSEPTVEMPSPERAPPKTPAPRTATRASARAKTTKDPDSSQVVSRARRSTTSSRHAADQENKEVNLPDTTAVPMTGKRVGLASARRKPESVKIDEKNEEENRGVPKASAVKSTQRKAQAAAAPRAYSTRRSVRLLGKSMSELKVSEERTSEMEPIKMDDLGLKEESDEVLEEIEENKDSPDADSQAAEEESSEKPNHLNVPVEKSTGMEEKERELESDVNANVKSSCVGALGSEVLLEAECGKSDCLSARSDYDLKDDVLDEKSDELDDNLLVSTLKQDAPPVDNSAVQVMIEDHHEEKTTNHEISEDLAFGEDNQGDDIDVDIKCETEAKLLLNEIIQDNEEDGNNEETDEKGFENPLLSEEQNSQQIVEKNGGVLISETIICTSDDSDQLVPHIMANSDRVVPHCDDIQEPVEDNDLEIQDSAPAEEEESIKLDQLVSPCLVSPIIQTEKHEDEQLVKVDVFECEEFAMEVREWHKSLFEISAAAKSSEVNAPNIQEYADLQELVDVHVMPEVEFVEGASELLPSAIADKTPILVSKISARSPLAVKGKVALSPLTADRLPKSPALAKSSGKKQSTVRKMANKLDNDKENMDIPSSPFAVAADQLLPGQVKSSSKQQSALRKMTLLGDDKENMQKSGRKVEPNTEKATDEDRVLESLQKKSLRQLKKLFKEKLAVPETERKKDATEQQLGSARPALRVLSENQMAVGEVEGN; translated from the exons ATGGACTTCCACACGATGTCGAGGAGGGATCTCCAGGTTCTGTGCAAGAAGAACAAGATCCCTGCCAACATGACCAACGTCGCCATGGCCAATGCCCTCGCTGCCCTCCAACAT GTCGAGGGGTTGGAAGAATTCCTAAATCCATCCGAACCTACTGTTGAGATGCCATCGCCCGAGAGAGCACCACCCAAAACTCCGGCTCCTCGAACTGCAACTCGAGCCTCGGCTAGAGCCAAAACTACGAAGGATCCCGACAGCTCGCAGGTCGTGTCTCGTGCTCGCCGCAGCACGACAAGCAGTAGGCATGCTGCGGATCAGGAGAACAAAGAAGTCAATCTGCCGGATACTACTGCTGTGCCAATGACCGGAAAAAGAGTCGGGCTTGCCTCGGCTCGGAGAAAACCGGAGTCTGTGAAGATAGATGAGAAGAATGAGGAAGAAAATCGGGGTGTGCCAAAGGCTTCGGCAGTGAAGAGCACACAGAGGAAGGCCCAAGCAGCTGCAGCGCCAAGGGCATACAGCACAAGGAGGTCGGTGAGATTGTTGGGGAAGTCCATGTCTGAGCTGAAGGTGTCAGAGGAAAGAACCTCAGAAATGGAGCCAATCAAAATGGATGACCTGGGTTTGAAAGAAGAATCAGACGAAGTCctagaagaaattgaagagaacAAGGATTCACCTG ATGCTGATTCCCAGGCTGCAGAAGAAGAGAGTTCAGAGAAACCCAATCATTTAAATGTTCCTGTTGAGAAGTCAACTGGAatggaggaaaaggaaagagaacttgAAAGTGATGTGAATGCGAATGTGAAGAGCAGTTGCGTTGGAGCTCTCGGCTCTGAGGTACTCCTCGAAGCTGAATGTGGCAAATCCGATTGCCTGAGTGCCCGTTCTGATTATGATTTGAAAGATGATGTCCTTGATGAGAAGTCAGATGAGTTGGATGATAACCTTCTTG TGTCAACGCTGAAACAAGATGCGCCACCAGTAGACAATTCGGCTGTGCAAGTGATGATTGAGGATCATCATGAAGAAAAGACAACTAACCATGAGATTTCAGAAGACTTGGCTTTTGGAGAGGACAACCAAGGTGATGATATTGATGTTGATATAAAATGCGAGACAGAAGCGAAGCTGCTACTGAATGAAATAATTCAGGACAATGAGGAGGATGGCAATAATGAGGAAACTGATGAAAAGGGTTTCGAGAATCCGCTACTTTCCGAAGAGCAGAACTCTCAGCAGATTGtggaaaaaaatggaggagTTCTAATTTCTGAGACAATCATCTGTACCTCTGATGATTCAGATCAACTAGTTCCTCATATCATGGCCAACTCAGATCGAGTAGTCCCTCACTGCGATGATATTCAGGAGCCAGTTGAGGACAATGATTTGGAAATTCAGGACAGTGCTCctgctgaggaagaagaaagcatCAAGCTTGACCAGTTGGTGTCTCCTTGTCTTGTTAGTCCAATAATTCAGACAGAGAAGCATGAGGATGAGCAACTGGTTAAAGTCGACGTGTTCGAATGTGAAGAGTTTGCCATGGAAGTCCGTGAGTGGCACAAATCATTGTTCGAAATTTCTGCTGCTGCAAAATCATCAGAAGTGAATGCACCAAACATTCAAGAATATGCTGATCTTCAAGAGCTAGTTGATGTTCATGTGATGCCAGAAGTGGAGTTTGTCGAAGGAGCTAGTGAATTGCTTCCATCTGCCATCGCAGACAAGACTCCAATTCTTGTTAGCAAAATAAGCGCACGTTCTCCTCTTGCTGTGAAAGGTAAAGTTGCGCTTTCCCCGTTGACAGCTGACCGACTGCCAAAGTCTCCTGCGCTAGCGAAGTCGTCCGGTAAGAAGCAGTCCACGGTCAGAAAGATGGCTAATAAGCTGGACAACGACAAAGAAAACATGGATATTCCGTCCTCCCCATTTGCCGTAGCAGCTGACCAGCTACTCCCCGGGCAAGTGAAATCGTCAAGCAAGCAGCAGTCTGCACTGAGAAAGATGACCTTGCTCGGTGACGACAAAGAGAATATGCAGAAGAGTGGCAGAAAAGTTGAGCCAAATACAGAGAAGGCTACAGATGAGGATAGAGTGCTGGAGTCCTTGCAAAAGAAAAGCCTAAGGCAGTTGAAGAAGCTGTTCAAGGAAAAATTAGCGGTGCCCGAAAccgaaaggaagaaagatgCTACTGAG CAACAACTGGGGAGTGCAAGACCGGCTTTGCGAGTGCTGTCAGAAAACCAAATGGCTGTGGGTGAGGTAGAGGGTAACTGA